From the genome of Desulfobaculum xiamenense, one region includes:
- a CDS encoding DUF4041 domain-containing protein, whose translation MSDQFGMLCSVLVITIGLLVFFIGERKRLNKALKEAEQKVSVIFDELNLVKNELIVKSEQALVDCEELKILRKYKGILSAEAESLRIKREAQDVLREAKEKSLRMVQEIESDKQKILLGAKEEAEQSRNICRSQLDDAKKQIQTMRRDAEVDKNRILSDAADEAKRLRDKGQGQLDQARKNARRINQDVALKKKELLAETRAETKRLREVEQIRLEQAAETARRIVAEAKDEAERIAGDAYKAKGKAEMYAKTVQAMRNMINGYGDEYLVPNRSVLDILADEFEYKQAGEELKKARKHTREMIKQGLAATCEYVEKYKRETAIRFVLDAFNGRVDTALSKVRHDNLGKLKQEILDAFNLVNRTGEAFRNARIEPQYLKARLDELRWAVTTQELKLEANEEQRRINEIMREEEKARQEYEKAKKEAEKEEKSIIGKMMKTQKALEQANEEQREVFEQQLQELQEKLAEAEAKNARALSMAQQTRCGHVYVISNIGSFGEDIYKIGMTRRLEPLDRVRELGDASVPFPFDVHAMLFSDDAPALENALHHVFKAEQINLVNNRKEFFKVGITQIRKAVERMGVEAHWTMHAEASQYKESEVLRKASLNPEEVISAA comes from the coding sequence ATGAGCGATCAGTTTGGCATGCTTTGTTCGGTTTTAGTGATCACCATTGGATTGCTTGTATTCTTTATTGGTGAGAGGAAAAGATTGAACAAAGCTTTGAAAGAGGCAGAGCAAAAAGTTTCTGTAATATTTGATGAATTGAATTTGGTAAAAAATGAATTAATTGTAAAATCTGAACAGGCATTGGTAGATTGCGAAGAGTTAAAAATCCTACGTAAATATAAGGGGATACTAAGCGCAGAAGCTGAATCTTTGCGCATTAAACGAGAAGCACAGGATGTTTTGAGAGAAGCGAAGGAAAAGTCTTTAAGAATGGTGCAAGAGATTGAATCTGATAAGCAAAAGATTTTATTAGGTGCGAAAGAAGAAGCGGAGCAATCGCGCAATATTTGTCGATCACAACTTGATGATGCGAAAAAACAGATTCAAACCATGCGAAGAGACGCAGAGGTAGATAAAAATAGAATTTTATCAGATGCAGCCGACGAGGCAAAACGGCTACGGGATAAAGGGCAAGGGCAGTTGGATCAGGCTAGGAAAAATGCGCGTCGAATCAATCAAGACGTTGCACTCAAGAAAAAAGAACTACTTGCGGAAACTAGAGCAGAAACGAAGAGATTGCGTGAGGTAGAACAGATACGTCTGGAGCAGGCAGCTGAAACTGCGCGTCGCATCGTCGCCGAGGCCAAAGACGAGGCTGAACGTATAGCAGGAGATGCATACAAGGCGAAAGGCAAGGCCGAAATGTATGCGAAGACTGTGCAGGCCATGCGCAATATGATTAATGGTTATGGCGACGAATACCTTGTGCCGAACCGGAGTGTGCTCGATATCCTTGCTGATGAGTTTGAGTATAAGCAGGCCGGAGAAGAACTGAAGAAAGCACGCAAGCATACACGGGAAATGATTAAACAGGGGCTTGCCGCTACATGTGAGTATGTAGAAAAATATAAGAGAGAAACCGCAATTAGGTTCGTGCTTGATGCCTTTAACGGTAGGGTGGATACTGCACTTTCAAAAGTTCGGCATGATAATCTTGGTAAGCTTAAGCAAGAAATTTTAGACGCATTTAATTTGGTCAACCGCACAGGGGAAGCCTTTCGAAATGCGCGCATTGAACCTCAATATCTTAAAGCGCGCCTTGATGAATTGCGTTGGGCAGTGACGACGCAAGAACTTAAGCTTGAAGCGAATGAAGAGCAACGTCGTATCAACGAAATAATGCGTGAAGAAGAGAAAGCACGACAAGAATATGAAAAAGCAAAGAAGGAGGCAGAGAAAGAAGAAAAAAGTATCATTGGCAAGATGATGAAGACGCAAAAGGCACTCGAACAAGCGAACGAAGAGCAGCGTGAGGTGTTTGAGCAACAGCTGCAAGAGTTGCAGGAAAAGTTGGCAGAGGCGGAAGCCAAGAATGCTCGGGCACTTTCCATGGCTCAACAGACACGGTGTGGTCATGTCTATGTTATCTCGAATATTGGTTCATTCGGTGAAGATATATACAAAATCGGAATGACACGTCGTCTTGAACCTCTTGATCGTGTGCGCGAGCTTGGTGATGCCAGTGTTCCATTCCCATTTGATGTTCACGCCATGCTGTTCAGCGATGATGCTCCGGCACTTGAAAATGCTTTGCACCATGTATTCAAAGCTGAACAGATCAATCTTGTTAATAATCGAAAGGAATTTTTCAAGGTTGGGATAACTCAGATACGAAAGGCTGTTGAGCGGATGGGCGTAGAAGCCCATTGGACTATGCATGCTGAGGCGTCGCAGTATAAAGAATCAGAGGTGTTGCGCAAGGCTTCCTTAAATCCAGAGGAGGTTATCTCGGCAGCATAA
- a CDS encoding Fic family protein, with protein MPRYIWEQDGWPDLTWDSGQLLGPLSECRRRQGRLQARFESSGLAEDLKAQAETLEEDAVQTAAIEGERLDREMVRSSVATHLGLEQGGLRPADRATDGLVQVLLDATRNHGEPLTAERICSWHAALFPTGQSGLGRIVVGAWRQERMEVVSGPINRPRVHYVAPPPEALEAEMASFIAWWNGSRTTLDGVLRAGLAHLRFVTIHPFDDGNGRIARTLTDMALAQDENRPFRHYSLSAQIMSCRKDYYEVLERTQKSGCDVTAWLLWFVEQVGSSVDNAERTMERVLLKAEFWRRHVSTPMSDRQRKVVNRLLDAGPGGFEGGLTNRKYGGMTKTSRATAYREIADLVEKGVLAPREAGGRSVAYDLVW; from the coding sequence ATGCCTCGGTATATCTGGGAACAGGATGGATGGCCTGATTTGACGTGGGATTCCGGGCAGTTGCTTGGGCCGCTTTCCGAGTGCCGAAGGCGGCAGGGGCGGTTGCAGGCTCGGTTTGAGAGTTCGGGACTGGCGGAGGATCTCAAGGCGCAGGCCGAGACGCTCGAAGAGGACGCCGTTCAGACGGCGGCGATCGAAGGGGAGCGGCTCGACCGGGAAATGGTCCGTTCTTCCGTGGCGACGCATCTGGGATTGGAGCAGGGCGGTCTGCGGCCTGCGGATCGGGCTACGGACGGACTGGTGCAGGTCCTGCTGGACGCGACCAGAAACCACGGCGAACCGCTGACGGCGGAGCGTATCTGCTCTTGGCACGCGGCGTTGTTTCCGACGGGTCAGTCGGGGCTTGGGCGCATCGTGGTCGGGGCGTGGCGACAGGAGCGCATGGAAGTTGTGTCCGGACCGATCAATCGGCCTCGGGTGCATTATGTCGCGCCGCCACCGGAAGCGCTTGAAGCCGAGATGGCATCATTCATTGCGTGGTGGAACGGCAGCAGGACGACCTTGGACGGGGTTCTCCGTGCGGGGCTGGCGCATCTGCGGTTCGTGACCATTCATCCCTTTGATGACGGAAACGGGCGCATCGCCCGTACGCTCACAGACATGGCTCTCGCGCAGGACGAGAATCGCCCATTCAGGCATTACAGCCTTTCCGCGCAGATCATGAGCTGTCGCAAGGACTACTACGAAGTCCTCGAACGGACGCAGAAGAGCGGGTGCGACGTCACCGCGTGGCTTCTCTGGTTCGTCGAACAGGTCGGTTCATCCGTGGACAACGCCGAGCGGACGATGGAGCGGGTTCTGCTCAAGGCCGAGTTCTGGCGTCGGCACGTTTCGACGCCGATGTCGGACCGTCAACGCAAGGTCGTCAACAGGCTGCTGGATGCAGGCCCCGGCGGATTCGAGGGCGGACTCACCAACCGCAAGTACGGCGGCATGACCAAGACCTCGCGGGCAACCGCGTACAGGGAAATTGCCGATCTGGTCGAGAAGGGCGTCCTTGCGCCGCGTGAAGCCGGAGGCCGGAGTGTCGCCTATGATCTGGTGTGGTAA
- a CDS encoding phage terminase large subunit family protein, with translation MRGGYGGSSLLGEFTSRLQEATGHHDFGTRPESVGLWAERGGIRLDRGRFTFERHEYLREPYSDAHPRQVEMKCAQMGNSVKAMLTTFYCARFMPFVGILYLFPSKSGVGDFVRSRVNPLVEENPDEIGVRMRDTDSVGLKRMCGTNLIFRGTKSPEGLRSDPCDMVLYDEYDLMPAGVEEAAKGRLGHSDFKWERYLSNPTIPDYGIDRLFQLSDQRHWLVTCPKCGGEACMEDHPLEEILWETGDGVIRLCPACRDAALDVTRGRWVAKYPSVTELRGYHYSQLFSSFVDPADILHGYRTTKKPGDFYNYVLGQPYIEAENRLSREQILALCGTHGVEPSDRGPCVMGVDQGRTLHVVVARRFPASVVYLGTCGDWEELDRLMVSFNVACCVVDAQPEMRPARAFAQRHPGKVFCCFYSEQQRGGYAWNEGKQVVTVNRTESLDDSQHVLLEGTVALPRVCGVVETFAAHCNNLAKKLEEREDGSRRYVYVKLSPEDHFRHAMNYMTVAMRRCEGSYYGDCDMG, from the coding sequence ATGCGCGGCGGATATGGCGGCAGCAGTCTGCTCGGGGAGTTCACCAGCCGTCTGCAGGAGGCGACGGGGCATCATGATTTCGGCACTCGGCCGGAGAGCGTGGGCCTGTGGGCCGAACGCGGCGGGATTCGGCTGGACCGGGGCCGGTTCACTTTCGAGCGGCACGAGTACCTGCGGGAGCCGTACTCGGATGCGCATCCCCGGCAGGTGGAGATGAAGTGCGCCCAGATGGGCAACAGCGTGAAGGCCATGCTGACCACGTTCTACTGCGCGCGGTTCATGCCCTTCGTCGGCATCCTGTACCTGTTTCCGTCCAAGTCCGGCGTGGGCGACTTCGTGCGTTCGCGCGTGAACCCGCTGGTGGAGGAGAATCCCGACGAGATCGGCGTCCGCATGCGTGACACCGACAGCGTGGGCCTCAAGCGCATGTGCGGGACGAACCTCATCTTCCGTGGCACCAAATCGCCCGAGGGCCTGCGCTCCGACCCCTGCGACATGGTGCTCTACGACGAGTACGATCTCATGCCCGCGGGCGTCGAGGAGGCCGCCAAGGGCCGCCTTGGCCATTCGGATTTCAAGTGGGAGCGCTATCTCTCGAACCCGACCATCCCGGACTACGGCATCGACCGGCTTTTTCAGCTCTCGGACCAGCGCCACTGGCTGGTCACGTGCCCGAAATGCGGCGGCGAGGCGTGCATGGAGGACCATCCGCTCGAGGAAATTCTGTGGGAGACGGGCGACGGCGTCATCCGTCTCTGCCCCGCATGCCGGGACGCGGCGCTGGACGTCACGCGGGGGCGATGGGTGGCGAAGTATCCGAGCGTCACGGAGCTTCGCGGCTACCATTATTCGCAGCTCTTCTCGTCCTTCGTGGATCCGGCGGACATCCTGCATGGCTATCGCACCACGAAGAAGCCAGGGGACTTTTACAACTACGTCCTCGGGCAGCCGTACATCGAGGCCGAGAATCGTCTGTCGCGCGAGCAGATTCTTGCGTTGTGCGGGACGCACGGGGTGGAGCCGTCGGACCGCGGACCGTGCGTGATGGGCGTGGATCAGGGGCGCACGCTGCACGTCGTCGTAGCGCGGCGTTTCCCGGCGAGCGTGGTTTACCTCGGGACCTGCGGCGACTGGGAGGAGTTGGATCGGCTCATGGTCAGCTTCAACGTGGCGTGCTGCGTGGTGGACGCGCAGCCGGAGATGCGTCCGGCCCGCGCCTTTGCCCAGCGGCATCCGGGCAAGGTGTTCTGCTGCTTCTACTCGGAGCAGCAACGCGGCGGGTACGCGTGGAATGAGGGCAAGCAGGTGGTGACGGTCAATCGGACCGAAAGCCTCGACGACTCGCAGCATGTGTTGCTGGAGGGGACCGTGGCGCTGCCGCGGGTGTGCGGGGTGGTGGAGACCTTTGCCGCGCACTGCAACAATCTCGCGAAGAAGCTGGAGGAGCGCGAGGACGGGAGCAGGCGCTACGTCTACGTCAAGCTCTCGCCCGAGGACCATTTCCGCCACGCCATGAACTACATGACCGTGGCCATGCGGCGTTGCGAGGGAAGCTATTATGGCGACTGCGACATGGGGTGA